In Archangium violaceum, the following are encoded in one genomic region:
- a CDS encoding sugar phosphate isomerase/epimerase family protein: MSLRFAYNTNGVANHRFQDALRLIADSGYDGVALTLDHHHFDPFAPRLGHRSEMLAGLLERLGLGLVVETGARFLLEPRAKHEPTLISPEPEGRERRLDFLRRAVDICATCRGEAVSFWAGVPRPGVDTEAAWGWLVDGVARLSDYAASRGVVAAVEPEPGMRVETVDEWRRLQEEVARLGAAPIRLALDVGHLLVTQERVPADAVRELAPVLGTVALEDMKRGVHEHLPFGEGDLDVSSVLRALVEIRFDRLVCVELSRDSHRAHSMVPQAREWLRAHMPSGAEVAA, encoded by the coding sequence ATGAGCCTGCGTTTCGCCTACAACACCAACGGCGTCGCCAACCACCGCTTCCAGGACGCGCTGCGGCTCATCGCCGACAGCGGCTACGACGGCGTCGCCCTCACGCTGGATCATCACCACTTCGATCCCTTCGCCCCCCGGCTGGGGCACCGCTCCGAGATGCTGGCGGGCCTGCTAGAGCGGCTCGGCCTGGGACTGGTGGTGGAGACGGGCGCGCGCTTCCTGCTGGAGCCACGGGCCAAGCACGAGCCCACGCTGATCAGCCCGGAGCCCGAGGGCCGCGAGCGGCGGCTCGACTTCCTCCGGAGGGCGGTGGACATCTGCGCCACCTGCCGGGGCGAGGCGGTGTCCTTCTGGGCCGGAGTGCCCCGGCCCGGTGTGGACACGGAGGCGGCCTGGGGCTGGCTCGTGGACGGCGTGGCCCGGCTGTCCGACTACGCGGCGTCGCGCGGCGTGGTGGCCGCGGTGGAGCCGGAGCCGGGCATGCGGGTGGAGACGGTGGACGAGTGGCGCCGCCTCCAGGAGGAGGTGGCACGGCTCGGCGCGGCCCCCATCCGGCTGGCGCTGGACGTGGGACACCTGCTGGTGACGCAGGAGCGGGTGCCCGCGGACGCGGTGCGCGAGCTGGCGCCGGTGCTGGGCACGGTGGCGCTGGAGGACATGAAGCGCGGCGTGCACGAGCACCTGCCCTTCGGCGAGGGGGACCTGGACGTGTCCTCGGTGCTCCGGGCCCTGGTGGAGATCCGCTTCGACCGGCTGGTGTGCGTCGAGTTGTCGCGCGACTCGCACCGCGCGCACAGCATGGTTCCCCAGGCTCGCGAGTGGTTGCGCGCCCACATGCCCTCGGGCGCGGAGGTGGCGGCATGA
- a CDS encoding FAD-dependent oxidoreductase, which yields MSTSNALPSTRAGTHAIVYGGSMAGLMTAGLLSRHFDRITLVERDRFQNGPMPRKGVPQAQHVHGLLTRGMDILAGIFPGIREDIEATGAEFLDVIETTASFGSGTWRPRFRSDVKAASMSRLLLEWVVRQRLQALPNVRILDGREAVGLKTNGERTHVTGLQIQAPGGGQEETLEAELVVDSSGRGSRTPQWLEALGYPRVEETRIHVDVGYASRLYRQPRGFDPGWRSLAIAPRLPKERRIGIIQEIEDDRWLALVGGWLGDAVSTADDAAFLEFARGLPQPHLYEAIKNAEPLGPIHLYRFSHHQRRHYERMPRFPEGLAVVGDAFCSFNPIYGQGMSTGAMQAEALGGCLRQGVRGASNRYRRRAGEILAGPWALATAGDLAFPEVEGKRPPGFDLMRWYGNRFQQLAGYDEETMKTFVQVQHMIESPAAMFSPRMVLKVLTVDPDKATRNPGPRPLSISTQRVA from the coding sequence ATGAGCACTTCGAATGCCCTTCCCTCCACTCGCGCCGGTACACACGCCATCGTCTATGGCGGCAGCATGGCCGGACTGATGACCGCGGGCCTGCTGTCCCGCCACTTCGATCGCATCACCCTGGTGGAGCGCGACCGCTTCCAGAACGGGCCGATGCCGCGCAAGGGCGTCCCCCAGGCGCAGCACGTCCATGGCCTGCTCACACGGGGAATGGACATCCTCGCCGGCATCTTCCCGGGCATCCGGGAGGACATCGAGGCCACTGGAGCCGAGTTCCTGGACGTGATCGAGACCACCGCCTCGTTCGGGTCCGGCACCTGGCGCCCACGGTTTCGCAGTGACGTGAAGGCCGCCTCCATGAGCCGGTTGCTGCTCGAGTGGGTGGTCCGTCAGCGTCTCCAGGCCCTTCCCAACGTGCGCATCCTCGATGGCCGGGAGGCGGTGGGCTTGAAGACGAACGGGGAGCGGACGCACGTCACGGGACTCCAGATCCAGGCGCCAGGCGGCGGGCAGGAGGAGACGCTCGAGGCCGAGCTGGTGGTGGACTCCAGCGGCCGTGGCTCGCGCACGCCCCAGTGGCTGGAGGCGCTGGGTTACCCTCGCGTGGAGGAGACGCGCATCCACGTGGACGTGGGCTACGCCAGCCGCCTCTACCGCCAGCCGCGGGGTTTCGACCCAGGGTGGCGGAGCCTGGCGATCGCGCCCAGGCTGCCGAAGGAAAGGCGGATCGGCATCATCCAGGAGATCGAAGATGACCGCTGGCTGGCGCTGGTGGGGGGCTGGCTGGGAGATGCCGTCTCGACGGCGGACGACGCCGCGTTCCTCGAGTTCGCTCGCGGCCTGCCCCAACCGCACCTGTACGAGGCCATCAAGAACGCCGAGCCGCTCGGACCCATCCACCTCTACCGCTTCTCGCACCACCAGCGCCGCCACTACGAGCGCATGCCCCGCTTCCCCGAGGGGCTCGCGGTGGTGGGGGATGCCTTCTGCTCGTTCAACCCCATCTACGGCCAGGGCATGAGCACGGGCGCGATGCAGGCCGAGGCGCTGGGCGGGTGTCTGCGCCAGGGCGTGCGCGGGGCCTCCAATCGCTACCGCCGGCGTGCGGGTGAGATCCTCGCGGGGCCCTGGGCCCTCGCGACGGCTGGCGATCTGGCCTTCCCCGAGGTGGAGGGCAAGCGTCCGCCGGGGTTCGACTTGATGCGCTGGTACGGCAACCGGTTCCAGCAGCTCGCGGGCTACGACGAGGAGACGATGAAGACCTTCGTGCAGGTGCAGCACATGATCGAGTCACCCGCCGCCATGTTCTCCCCTCGCATGGTCCTCAAGGTACTCACCGTCGATCCCGACAAGGCCACCCGGAACCCGGGGCCGCGGCCGCTCTCCATCTCCACTCAACGGGTGGCCTGA
- a CDS encoding YcaO-like family protein, which translates to MSLRAARDAYARAMPPGELLLFRDDAIDRVGIPVVASSLRMVGGPWITSHGYGATEEEGMVSAIGELAEEVFAERAMTTLPRFHGSYTEMVRARGRSGVADPLTLSLPAGSPYHPDMLLTWVEMRRLSTGEPVLVPEEYVAIHPSQLHGRSPLILPITNGQGAGLTRHQALAHALLELLQRDGNGLCFRAMDQGVVLDLEGAKLSPDVQALLERYRQLGIEVIPKLATTEFGLVNLYVVARDPDVGDQPLMVTACGEAADPDRERALRKALLEYAGSRARKAFMHGPLEHVARVAPPGYLERFLPQVNVDREEERALYGMVEWARMSADALRALTARTVACNRKVRFTDLPRVQVSEEPAIRCQLVVDQLRSAGFDILVADMSPPDHSIHVVKVLVPGLEVETMTYSRIGERNVARLLAHEEPLVGLGTPPEGARPVRLTPAAEERLGGPAWFNVRLAEQRVGRLYSLYREPGRHSVQQVLRGRRFGGGLS; encoded by the coding sequence ATGAGCCTGAGAGCCGCACGAGACGCCTATGCCCGGGCCATGCCGCCCGGAGAGCTGCTGTTGTTCCGGGACGATGCCATCGATCGCGTCGGCATCCCGGTGGTGGCCTCCAGCCTGCGCATGGTGGGTGGGCCGTGGATCACCTCCCACGGTTACGGCGCCACCGAGGAGGAGGGCATGGTCAGCGCCATCGGCGAGCTGGCCGAGGAGGTCTTCGCCGAGCGGGCCATGACCACCCTCCCCCGCTTCCACGGCAGCTACACCGAGATGGTGCGCGCGCGCGGAAGGTCCGGTGTCGCGGATCCGCTCACGCTGAGCCTGCCGGCCGGCAGCCCCTATCACCCGGACATGCTGCTCACCTGGGTGGAGATGCGGCGGCTGTCCACCGGCGAGCCCGTGCTCGTACCGGAAGAGTACGTCGCCATCCATCCCAGCCAGCTCCACGGCCGCTCGCCGCTCATCCTCCCCATCACCAACGGCCAGGGCGCGGGGCTCACCCGCCATCAGGCCCTGGCGCACGCCCTGCTGGAGCTGCTCCAGCGCGATGGCAATGGCCTGTGCTTCCGCGCCATGGATCAGGGCGTCGTGCTCGACCTGGAGGGGGCGAAGCTGTCTCCCGACGTCCAGGCCCTGCTGGAGCGCTACCGCCAGCTCGGCATCGAGGTGATTCCCAAGCTGGCCACCACCGAGTTCGGCCTGGTGAACCTGTACGTGGTGGCGAGGGACCCCGACGTGGGCGATCAGCCCCTGATGGTGACGGCCTGCGGCGAGGCGGCCGATCCGGATCGGGAACGGGCCCTGCGCAAGGCCTTGCTGGAGTACGCCGGCTCGCGAGCACGCAAGGCCTTCATGCACGGGCCGCTGGAGCACGTGGCCCGCGTCGCCCCACCCGGCTACCTGGAGCGGTTCCTCCCCCAGGTGAACGTGGACCGGGAGGAGGAACGGGCCCTGTACGGCATGGTGGAGTGGGCCCGCATGTCCGCGGACGCGCTGCGCGCGCTGACGGCCCGCACGGTCGCGTGCAACCGCAAGGTGCGCTTCACCGACCTCCCCCGCGTCCAGGTCTCCGAGGAGCCGGCGATCCGCTGCCAGCTGGTGGTGGATCAACTGCGCTCCGCCGGCTTCGACATCCTCGTGGCCGACATGTCTCCGCCGGACCACTCCATCCACGTGGTCAAGGTGCTCGTGCCGGGACTCGAGGTGGAGACGATGACCTACTCCCGCATCGGTGAGCGGAACGTGGCCCGGCTGCTCGCACACGAGGAGCCCCTGGTCGGGCTCGGCACACCGCCGGAGGGTGCCCGGCCCGTGCGCCTGACGCCCGCCGCCGAGGAGCGGCTGGGAGGACCGGCCTGGTTCAACGTCCGCCTGGCCGAGCAGCGCGTGGGCCGCCTCTACTCGCTCTACCGCGAGCCGGGCCGCCACAGCGTGCAGCAGGTGCTGCGCGGCCGTCGTTTCGGAGGAGGTCTGTCATGA
- a CDS encoding PIG-L deacetylase family protein: MSTALFLSPHLDDVAFSCGGTLARLKARGWTVALVTVFTRSMPHPSGFALACQTDKGLRPEVDYMAMRREEDRDFAELMEVDVLVWTNLPEAPHRGYDSAAALFTPPREDDRIGAVVVERLAPVLAELRPDLVLAPQALGSHVDHVQVVRLMPSLGAWDSRTLWYRDTPYAVRQPGARPDPALPADLRPLVVDVSAELPRKVTGCTCYRTQVGFQFGGAQAVGLTLTAFHQREAAAHGRTGHAEVFLAGAGLAPDLREALTDEPP; this comes from the coding sequence ATGAGCACCGCCCTCTTCCTCTCACCCCACCTGGACGACGTCGCCTTCTCCTGCGGTGGCACCCTGGCCCGGTTGAAGGCTCGAGGGTGGACGGTGGCCCTCGTCACCGTCTTCACCCGCTCGATGCCGCACCCGTCGGGCTTCGCGCTCGCCTGTCAGACGGACAAGGGCCTCCGGCCCGAGGTGGACTACATGGCGATGCGCCGCGAGGAGGATCGCGACTTCGCGGAGCTGATGGAGGTGGATGTACTGGTGTGGACCAACCTGCCGGAGGCACCGCACCGCGGCTATGACAGCGCGGCGGCCCTCTTCACCCCGCCACGCGAGGACGATCGCATCGGCGCGGTGGTGGTGGAACGGCTCGCACCGGTGCTGGCCGAGCTGCGACCGGACCTCGTGCTGGCTCCGCAGGCGCTGGGCAGCCATGTGGACCACGTGCAGGTGGTGCGGCTGATGCCGTCATTGGGAGCGTGGGACTCCCGCACCTTGTGGTACCGCGACACGCCCTACGCCGTGCGCCAGCCCGGAGCCCGGCCCGATCCAGCGCTGCCCGCGGACCTGCGCCCCCTGGTGGTGGACGTGTCGGCCGAGTTGCCGCGCAAGGTGACCGGATGCACCTGCTACCGGACCCAGGTTGGCTTCCAGTTCGGTGGAGCCCAGGCCGTGGGCCTCACGCTGACAGCCTTCCACCAGCGCGAGGCGGCGGCCCATGGACGTACCGGCCATGCCGAGGTGTTCCTCGCGGGAGCCGGTCTCGCTCCGGACCTGCGGGAGGCACTCACGGACGAGCCTCCTTGA
- a CDS encoding glycosyltransferase family 4 protein: MSGKNSLRVCFISRRFFPAISGMSVYALNLVRELADRGHDVTMVSQYRNDRAGVSVYGGGPPPPVPGVTVLGRESLGEQRVGDGLPASFEQDVEDMVATVEREHRRKPFDLIHAQYGYPCGLAALEASRRLGLPNVVSIQGGDGHWVGTCCGTHKQAMLAVLGHAGALLIGSRSFAEEVRGHHGTPLERFTLVPGATDTRRFHPRDEPSLGAMRNPPVLLYHGRVDARKGVMELLDAMRMLTRNGRELKLVVSGIGPDLNAVRNRVTELGLGDRIELTGHASYEDAPAVYRRGDLFISPTYSEGFSNTILEAMATGLPIVSTRAVGVVDCLEDGRNALLVPPRDARALADAIARMLDDPELRRRLARTALAEVRELYSWQAVGRRIQQVYGQLTGTGPDTGWTHLYDPATTVDTADPSCRFRSAPHLL, encoded by the coding sequence ATGAGCGGCAAGAACTCGCTGCGGGTCTGCTTCATCTCCCGGCGCTTCTTCCCGGCCATCTCGGGCATGAGCGTCTACGCCCTCAACCTGGTGCGGGAGCTGGCGGACCGTGGTCACGACGTGACGATGGTCAGCCAGTACCGCAATGACCGGGCGGGGGTCTCGGTGTACGGCGGCGGGCCTCCGCCCCCCGTGCCCGGTGTCACGGTGCTGGGCCGCGAGTCCCTGGGCGAGCAGCGCGTCGGCGACGGCCTGCCGGCCAGCTTCGAGCAGGACGTCGAGGACATGGTGGCGACCGTGGAGCGCGAGCACCGCCGGAAGCCCTTCGATCTCATCCACGCGCAGTATGGCTACCCATGCGGGCTGGCCGCGCTGGAGGCGAGCCGACGGCTCGGGCTGCCCAACGTGGTGTCCATCCAGGGCGGTGACGGCCACTGGGTGGGCACCTGCTGCGGGACACACAAGCAGGCCATGCTGGCGGTGCTGGGCCACGCCGGGGCGCTGCTGATCGGCAGCCGCTCCTTCGCCGAGGAGGTGCGGGGCCACCACGGGACACCCCTGGAGCGCTTCACCCTCGTGCCCGGCGCCACCGACACGCGCCGCTTCCACCCGCGTGACGAGCCCTCACTGGGCGCGATGCGGAATCCGCCGGTGCTGCTCTACCACGGCCGCGTGGACGCGCGGAAAGGCGTGATGGAGCTGCTGGACGCGATGCGGATGCTGACGCGCAACGGCCGCGAGCTGAAGCTGGTGGTGTCCGGCATCGGCCCGGACCTGAACGCCGTGCGCAACCGGGTGACGGAGCTGGGTCTGGGTGACCGCATCGAGCTCACCGGCCATGCCTCCTACGAGGACGCGCCCGCCGTGTACCGGCGTGGAGACCTGTTCATCTCGCCCACGTACTCGGAGGGCTTCTCCAACACGATCCTCGAGGCCATGGCCACCGGCCTGCCCATCGTCTCCACTCGGGCGGTGGGCGTGGTGGACTGCCTGGAGGACGGCCGAAACGCACTGCTGGTCCCTCCCCGGGACGCCCGCGCCCTGGCCGATGCCATCGCCCGGATGCTGGACGATCCGGAGCTGCGCCGCCGCCTCGCGCGCACGGCCCTCGCCGAGGTGCGGGAGCTGTACTCGTGGCAGGCGGTGGGCCGGCGCATCCAGCAGGTCTACGGCCAGCTCACCGGCACCGGTCCGGACACGGGCTGGACACACCTGTACGACCCGGCCACCACCGTGGACACCGCCGATCCCTCCTGCCGCTTCCGGAGCGCACCGCACCTGCTATGA